A window of Deltaproteobacteria bacterium contains these coding sequences:
- a CDS encoding UMP kinase, translating into MGKKTDTPKKSPAYKRILLKISGEALASSSGSGINPHVVGKLALEIKEIHKLGIEIAIVIGGGNIFRGAQQPWMDRAAADYSGMLATVINALSLQDALEKTGVYTRVLTAIEMQQLAEPYIRRRAIRHMEKRRIVILAAGTGNPFFSTDTAAALRAVETHADVILKATKVDGVYSEDPVKNPRARFFPKLHYIDVLKKNIKVMDSTSISLCMDNQVPIIVFNLFRKGNLKKVVLGEKIGTLVR; encoded by the coding sequence ATGGGGAAAAAAACCGATACTCCGAAAAAATCACCGGCCTACAAGCGTATCCTGCTCAAAATCTCAGGGGAGGCGTTGGCCAGTTCCTCAGGTTCTGGAATTAATCCGCATGTTGTTGGCAAATTAGCCCTCGAAATCAAAGAAATTCACAAATTAGGGATCGAGATCGCCATCGTGATTGGCGGTGGAAATATCTTCAGAGGGGCCCAGCAGCCGTGGATGGATCGAGCCGCTGCTGATTACAGCGGGATGCTGGCAACGGTTATTAATGCCCTCTCACTCCAGGATGCTCTTGAGAAGACAGGTGTCTATACCCGTGTCCTGACGGCGATCGAGATGCAGCAATTGGCGGAGCCTTATATCCGAAGGCGGGCGATCCGACACATGGAAAAGCGGAGGATCGTCATTTTGGCTGCTGGGACGGGGAACCCATTTTTTTCGACAGATACCGCAGCGGCACTTCGGGCTGTGGAAACCCATGCCGATGTGATCTTGAAGGCGACGAAGGTCGATGGTGTCTATAGTGAGGATCCTGTCAAAAATCCGAGGGCTCGTTTCTTTCCGAAGCTTCACTATATCGATGTCCTGAAAAAAAATATCAAGGTGATGGATTCTACCTCGATCTCCCTTTGCATGGATAATCAGGTCCCGATCATTGTTTTCAATCTTTTTCGTAAGGGGAATTTGAAAAAAGTTGTCTTGGGTGAAAAAATCGGAACTTTAGTTCGTTGA
- the frr gene encoding ribosome recycling factor — translation MDKKSLDECKSRMTKAVESLKGDFSKIRAGRATPSLLDGVRVEYYGNKMPMNQVATISVSDSRTLLISPWDKAALSEIEKAILKSDLGLTPINDGKVVRISLPIPTEERRKELVKQAKKTSEEARVSVRNIRREINEAVKAQQKEGKISEDDLRRTETEIQKLTDQFIVQVDQLLSHKEKEIMEV, via the coding sequence ATGGATAAAAAATCTCTTGATGAATGTAAAAGTAGGATGACGAAGGCGGTGGAAAGTTTGAAGGGGGATTTTTCAAAAATCCGTGCCGGACGCGCCACTCCTTCTTTGCTTGATGGGGTGCGTGTTGAATACTACGGGAACAAAATGCCAATGAATCAGGTCGCCACGATTTCCGTTTCGGACAGCCGGACCCTTCTTATTTCTCCATGGGATAAGGCAGCCCTTTCGGAAATTGAAAAGGCTATTCTGAAATCAGATCTGGGTCTCACGCCGATCAATGATGGTAAGGTGGTCCGGATTTCTCTTCCGATTCCAACAGAAGAAAGAAGAAAAGAGCTGGTCAAACAGGCCAAAAAAACTTCTGAAGAGGCGCGGGTTTCTGTGCGCAATATTCGGAGAGAGATCAATGAAGCTGTAAAGGCTCAGCAAAAGGAAGGGAAAATTTCCGAGGATGATCTGAGAAGGACAGAGACTGAAATCCAAAAATTGACGGATCAATTTATTGTACAAGTTGATCAGTTGCTGTCTCACAAAGAAAAAGAAATCATGGAAGTCTAA
- the ilvB gene encoding biosynthetic-type acetolactate synthase large subunit gives MGKQMTGAQIFLKTLEDLGVDTIFGYPGGVVLYIYDEIFKQNKIKHILVRHEQGATHMADGYARVTGKPGVVLATSGPGATNTVTGLATAMMDSVPMVCFTGQVPVQLIGNDAFQECDIVGITRPCTKHNYLVKDVNDLERVIHQAFYIATSGRPGPVLVDIPKDVSLATAEYQGLKNVSLRGYKPQKIAPQGHMEEAMEMIFSSKKPVLYMGGGVVASGAADLVREFSDKLNLPVGITLMGLGGFPGTHPNSMGMIGMHGGYWANMAMHDADLLIALGPRFDDRVTGDLKKFSVRSKKIHLDIDATSIGKIVNVDVALVGDAKEVLKKMIEIVDRDPKRLAQYRKTVQPWHDQIDQWRKTHPLYYPQEMGGELRPQFVIQKIYDVTKGNAIVTTDVGQHQMWAAQIYAFDKPRRWCTSGGLGTMGYGFPAAIGAQMAHPGDTVFCISGDGSIQMNIQEMATAVQYKLPVKVAIINNFYLGMVRQWQEFFYGRRYSESSMAPLPDFVKLADSYGGVGFLVKKPSEVEPVLKESMKVKDRPVLIDFQVAKEENVMPMVPAGKGLDEMLLA, from the coding sequence ATGGGTAAGCAAATGACAGGGGCGCAGATTTTCCTGAAGACGCTTGAAGATCTCGGTGTTGACACCATCTTTGGTTATCCCGGTGGTGTTGTCCTTTATATTTACGACGAGATTTTTAAACAAAATAAAATCAAACATATCCTTGTCCGACACGAACAAGGAGCGACACATATGGCGGATGGTTATGCGCGCGTTACGGGAAAGCCGGGTGTTGTCCTGGCGACGTCGGGTCCAGGGGCGACGAACACGGTGACTGGCCTCGCGACGGCGATGATGGACTCGGTCCCGATGGTCTGCTTTACCGGTCAGGTGCCGGTCCAATTGATCGGGAATGATGCGTTTCAAGAGTGTGATATTGTCGGCATCACCCGTCCCTGTACGAAGCATAACTATCTCGTGAAAGATGTGAACGATCTCGAGCGGGTCATTCATCAGGCCTTTTACATTGCGACCTCGGGACGTCCGGGTCCGGTACTTGTCGATATTCCGAAAGATGTGAGTCTTGCCACTGCTGAATATCAGGGGCTCAAGAATGTCTCACTTCGCGGTTACAAGCCGCAAAAAATTGCCCCTCAAGGCCATATGGAAGAGGCGATGGAGATGATCTTTTCCTCGAAGAAGCCTGTCCTTTATATGGGGGGAGGTGTCGTGGCGTCGGGGGCGGCCGATCTGGTCCGGGAGTTCAGTGACAAGTTGAATCTGCCGGTTGGGATCACCCTCATGGGGCTTGGAGGTTTTCCAGGGACTCACCCCAATTCCATGGGGATGATCGGGATGCATGGTGGTTATTGGGCCAATATGGCGATGCATGATGCGGATCTTCTGATCGCGCTTGGCCCACGCTTTGATGACCGCGTGACCGGTGATCTCAAAAAATTCTCCGTTCGCTCAAAGAAGATCCATCTTGATATTGATGCCACTTCGATCGGGAAGATTGTCAATGTAGATGTCGCACTTGTTGGAGATGCGAAAGAGGTGCTTAAAAAAATGATTGAGATCGTCGATAGAGATCCAAAACGGCTCGCTCAGTATCGAAAAACGGTCCAGCCTTGGCATGACCAGATCGATCAATGGCGCAAGACACACCCGCTTTATTATCCTCAGGAGATGGGTGGTGAGCTTCGACCGCAATTTGTGATTCAAAAGATCTACGACGTGACCAAGGGGAATGCGATCGTCACGACCGATGTGGGACAACACCAGATGTGGGCGGCCCAGATTTATGCCTTCGACAAGCCACGTCGTTGGTGTACCTCCGGTGGCTTGGGGACGATGGGTTACGGTTTCCCCGCCGCGATAGGCGCGCAGATGGCGCATCCTGGGGATACTGTTTTCTGTATCTCCGGAGATGGTTCAATCCAGATGAATATTCAGGAGATGGCAACTGCGGTTCAGTATAAATTACCGGTGAAGGTGGCGATCATTAATAATTTCTATCTCGGAATGGTCCGTCAGTGGCAGGAGTTCTTTTACGGGCGTCGTTATTCAGAATCCTCCATGGCCCCGCTCCCTGATTTTGTGAAGCTGGCGGATAGTTACGGTGGGGTCGGTTTTCTTGTTAAGAAACCTTCTGAGGTTGAACCGGTTCTCAAGGAGTCGATGAAGGTCAAGGATCGCCCTGTCTTGATCGATTTTCAGGTAGCTAAGGAAGAAAATGTAATGCCCATGGTGCCGGCGGGGAAGGGGCTGGATGAGATGTTGTTGGCGTAG
- the rseP gene encoding RIP metalloprotease RseP, whose product MTILSFIVALGLLIFIHEFGHFLVAKWQKIGVEKFSLGFGPKLVGFQWGETTYMISLLPFGGYVKLRGEEAESADSNDPSSYAARPVGHRFSVVFAGPFMNLLLAAILMPMVFLFGRSEPAFWQESPVIASIQKGSPAEAIGLKVGDRLLQIAGEETPQWRDVSQVIILRGGDRINLVVDSGGQQITKELVVGEDDLTKGGYLGVEPTLFIGNEPIVDGLVSGGAAEEAGFQVNDEVIAIDGEKILSWSEMTSLINEKGGKKLQFLVRRAGAEVTLEVQPRRDKSRWVIGIQKDYEKRGPEMVFRRYPLTEAITLGMQENIRLSQMTLLVLGRLVTFKLSYKSLGGPIRIAQASGAAAKAGLSSFLFFLAFLSLQLGWLNFLPIPVLDGGHLFFMVVEKVIGRPVPQKLRLTAEQAGFAILILLMVLVTLHDVESVWGLGKILAWFRNLV is encoded by the coding sequence ATGACAATTCTTTCTTTTATCGTAGCGCTGGGGCTTTTGATCTTTATCCATGAGTTTGGGCATTTTTTAGTCGCGAAGTGGCAGAAGATCGGGGTGGAGAAGTTTTCTCTGGGTTTCGGTCCGAAACTTGTCGGGTTTCAATGGGGAGAGACGACCTATATGATCTCTCTCCTTCCTTTTGGTGGTTACGTAAAACTGCGTGGGGAAGAGGCCGAGTCGGCTGATTCCAACGATCCTTCCTCCTATGCCGCTCGACCCGTTGGTCATCGCTTTAGTGTGGTGTTTGCCGGCCCTTTCATGAATCTCCTCCTTGCGGCGATTTTGATGCCGATGGTTTTTCTCTTTGGAAGATCGGAGCCAGCCTTCTGGCAAGAGTCTCCTGTGATTGCCTCTATTCAAAAAGGGTCTCCTGCAGAGGCGATCGGTCTAAAAGTTGGCGATCGGCTCCTGCAGATTGCGGGGGAAGAAACCCCTCAGTGGAGGGATGTGAGTCAGGTGATCATCCTGCGTGGGGGGGATCGTATCAATCTTGTTGTTGATTCGGGTGGGCAGCAGATCACGAAGGAACTTGTTGTCGGAGAAGATGACCTGACAAAGGGGGGCTATTTGGGAGTGGAGCCTACGCTCTTTATCGGGAATGAGCCGATTGTGGATGGTTTGGTTTCAGGGGGTGCGGCGGAAGAGGCCGGTTTTCAGGTGAATGACGAGGTGATCGCGATCGATGGAGAGAAGATTTTGTCCTGGAGCGAGATGACTTCCTTGATCAATGAAAAAGGAGGCAAAAAGCTTCAATTTCTTGTCAGACGTGCAGGAGCGGAGGTCACCCTCGAAGTTCAACCCCGACGTGACAAATCTCGTTGGGTTATCGGGATCCAAAAGGATTATGAGAAGAGGGGACCTGAGATGGTTTTTCGTCGCTATCCCCTGACTGAGGCGATTACCTTGGGGATGCAGGAAAATATCCGACTCTCACAGATGACCCTTTTGGTCTTGGGGCGTCTGGTGACCTTCAAATTATCCTACAAAAGTCTGGGAGGGCCGATCCGGATTGCCCAGGCGTCTGGGGCTGCTGCCAAAGCAGGGCTTTCCAGTTTTCTCTTTTTCCTCGCCTTTCTTTCCCTCCAGTTGGGCTGGTTGAATTTCCTGCCGATTCCTGTTTTGGATGGCGGTCATCTTTTCTTTATGGTCGTGGAAAAGGTGATCGGTCGTCCTGTGCCCCAGAAGTTGAGGTTAACTGCCGAACAGGCCGGTTTCGCGATTCTGATACTCTTGATGGTCCTTGTGACATTGCATGATGTGGAGAGTGTCTGGGGGCTAGGAAAAATTTTGGCCTGGTTCCGGAATTTGGTCTAA
- a CDS encoding isoprenyl transferase produces MMNLDLKKLPQHIAIIMDGNGRWAKSRGSLRVDGHYRGADRVDEIVTCCRELGIRYLTLYAFSMENWARPKAEIDALMALLKEFLIIKREKLVKNEIRMVSIGDTERLPVEVLETLRETERLTAGFDKMVLNLALSYSARDEIMRAVNTLLREKEEGKFRDNFISVDRFHEYLDTAGMPDPDLVIRTSGEHRISNFLLWQSAYAELYFSDTFWPDFGRESLCQAIEEYQSRERRFGRTSEQLRR; encoded by the coding sequence ATCATGAATCTTGATCTCAAAAAACTCCCCCAGCATATCGCTATCATCATGGACGGCAATGGCCGTTGGGCCAAGAGTCGAGGTTCCCTACGGGTCGATGGGCATTATCGTGGGGCGGATCGTGTTGATGAGATTGTCACCTGTTGTCGCGAGTTGGGGATTCGGTATCTTACCCTTTATGCTTTTTCGATGGAAAATTGGGCGAGACCCAAGGCGGAGATCGATGCCTTGATGGCCCTTCTGAAGGAGTTTCTGATCATCAAGAGAGAGAAGCTTGTGAAGAACGAGATCCGGATGGTTTCGATCGGTGATACGGAGCGTCTTCCCGTGGAAGTGCTGGAAACGTTGCGTGAAACCGAACGACTCACGGCAGGGTTTGACAAAATGGTCTTAAACCTCGCCTTGTCCTACAGTGCCCGTGATGAAATCATGCGGGCTGTGAATACGCTTCTTCGAGAAAAAGAGGAGGGGAAGTTCCGGGATAATTTTATCTCTGTGGATCGTTTCCATGAATACCTCGACACAGCGGGGATGCCCGATCCCGATCTTGTGATACGGACAAGTGGAGAACATCGAATCAGCAATTTTCTTCTTTGGCAATCGGCCTACGCCGAGCTTTATTTCAGTGATACCTTTTGGCCTGATTTTGGTCGGGAGTCGCTCTGTCAGGCGATCGAGGAATATCAAAGTCGTGAACGCCGATTCGGTCGGACATCAGAACAGTTGAGGAGGTAA
- the ilvN gene encoding acetolactate synthase small subunit, translated as MDKKHTISVLVENEFGVLARIAGLFAQKGYNIEALHVEPCTDDKSLSQMTIVTIGSDQILKQIIKQLDKLINVLRAEDVTGKKS; from the coding sequence ATGGACAAGAAACACACCATCTCTGTTCTCGTTGAAAATGAATTCGGTGTGCTCGCCCGCATCGCTGGACTGTTTGCGCAGAAAGGATACAACATTGAGGCGCTCCATGTTGAGCCGTGTACCGATGACAAATCTCTCTCACAAATGACGATTGTGACGATTGGAAGTGATCAGATTCTGAAACAAATTATCAAACAACTCGATAAACTGATCAATGTTCTGCGGGCAGAAGACGTAACAGGTAAAAAATCATGA
- a CDS encoding 1-deoxy-D-xylulose-5-phosphate reductoisomerase: protein MKKITILGSTGSIGRQALDVIARHPDRFCMEGLVAGRNLDLLEDQIRRFRPRFVSVEKQEDALRLKAIFDSSCKILWGEEGAVEVASASDADLVLSAIVGAAGLKPTYEALRAGKDVALANKESLVIAGPIMTTCAQQTGARILPVDSEHSALFQALSCGDRSSVRKLILTASGGPFFQKSREELATVSVEQALRHPNWDMGAKITIDSATLMNKGLEVIEAHWLFQTAVDQIDVVIHPQSIVHSLVEYCDGSVIAQMGTPDMRCAISYALAYPERVESGVKSLKLTEIGTLSFYEPDFEKFRCLKLACEVAREGGSLPVVLNAANEVAVSLFLERKIGFLDIPRLVEQTLIRHQKFSLKTLDEVKEIDRWARETTLHL, encoded by the coding sequence ATGAAAAAAATTACCATCTTGGGAAGCACCGGATCGATCGGCCGACAGGCGTTGGATGTGATCGCACGTCATCCTGATCGATTTTGCATGGAGGGGCTTGTTGCCGGAAGAAATCTGGATCTCTTGGAGGATCAGATCCGGCGATTTCGACCTCGCTTCGTTTCAGTCGAGAAGCAAGAGGATGCGTTGCGACTCAAGGCGATCTTTGACAGTTCCTGCAAGATCTTGTGGGGGGAAGAGGGGGCTGTGGAGGTTGCTTCCGCATCCGATGCCGATCTCGTCCTTTCGGCAATCGTTGGGGCGGCTGGACTCAAGCCGACTTATGAGGCGCTACGGGCCGGCAAGGATGTGGCGCTTGCCAATAAAGAGAGTCTTGTGATTGCGGGACCGATCATGACCACTTGTGCCCAGCAGACAGGGGCCAGGATCTTGCCCGTTGATAGTGAACATAGTGCCCTTTTTCAGGCCCTGTCTTGCGGGGATCGTTCTTCGGTTCGAAAACTGATCCTGACCGCTTCAGGAGGGCCTTTTTTCCAGAAGTCGAGGGAGGAGCTTGCAACAGTCTCTGTGGAGCAGGCGTTACGACACCCGAATTGGGACATGGGGGCGAAGATTACGATTGATAGTGCCACTCTGATGAACAAGGGACTCGAGGTCATCGAGGCCCACTGGCTGTTTCAAACCGCTGTTGATCAGATCGATGTCGTTATCCATCCCCAGAGCATTGTTCACTCGCTCGTTGAATATTGTGATGGATCTGTGATTGCCCAGATGGGGACCCCCGACATGCGATGCGCGATCTCTTATGCCTTGGCCTATCCAGAACGTGTGGAGTCCGGTGTGAAGTCACTGAAGTTGACAGAGATCGGCACCTTGAGTTTTTATGAGCCGGATTTTGAAAAATTTCGTTGTCTGAAGTTGGCCTGTGAGGTGGCGAGAGAGGGAGGGAGTCTGCCTGTGGTACTGAACGCCGCTAATGAAGTGGCTGTCAGCCTTTTTCTGGAACGGAAAATAGGTTTTCTTGATATTCCTCGCCTTGTCGAACAAACTTTGATACGTCACCAGAAGTTTTCCCTGAAAACACTGGATGAGGTGAAAGAGATTGACCGGTGGGCGCGGGAGACGACTCTACATTTATGA
- a CDS encoding elongation factor Ts, producing the protein MEISAEKVKELRERSGAGIMDCKKALHETGGDLQEAIDYLRKQGIVKASKKTGRSAEEGLVGLSVSPDGSEASLVEVNCETDFVARTDQFQHFVKEVSNVVLKNGPADLNLLLSEKMNQESVEEDLKALIARLGENMVIRRFVKISAHLKDQERVGAYLHAGSKIGSLVRVRGDKVTEEVCRNISMHVAAMHPAYIHREMVPLSVIDKEREIINSSPELTGKPPAVLEKIVNGKLSRYYSDVCLIEQPYVKDTSGKKTVGQYLKEIDPKAEVLEMVRFQVGGPL; encoded by the coding sequence ATGGAGATCAGTGCAGAAAAGGTAAAAGAGCTTCGCGAGCGGTCAGGGGCTGGAATTATGGACTGCAAGAAGGCGCTTCACGAGACTGGTGGTGATCTTCAAGAGGCGATTGATTATTTGCGAAAACAGGGGATCGTTAAGGCGAGCAAAAAAACAGGTCGTTCTGCCGAAGAAGGTTTGGTCGGTCTTTCTGTTTCTCCTGATGGAAGCGAGGCAAGTCTCGTCGAAGTGAATTGCGAGACTGATTTCGTGGCGCGAACCGATCAATTTCAGCATTTTGTTAAAGAGGTGAGTAACGTGGTTCTGAAAAATGGGCCCGCCGATCTGAATCTTCTCTTATCAGAGAAGATGAATCAGGAGAGTGTGGAAGAGGATTTGAAGGCCTTGATCGCCCGACTTGGGGAAAACATGGTGATCCGCCGTTTTGTAAAAATTTCGGCTCATCTGAAGGACCAGGAAAGGGTAGGGGCCTATCTGCATGCAGGTTCCAAGATAGGTTCTCTGGTTCGAGTTCGTGGAGACAAGGTGACCGAAGAGGTTTGTCGGAATATCTCCATGCATGTGGCGGCGATGCATCCTGCTTATATCCATCGAGAGATGGTTCCGCTTTCTGTGATTGATAAGGAGCGGGAAATTATTAACAGCTCTCCTGAACTCACGGGCAAACCACCAGCAGTCCTTGAAAAGATCGTTAACGGGAAGCTTTCTCGATACTACAGTGATGTCTGCTTGATTGAGCAACCTTACGTGAAAGATACCTCGGGGAAGAAAACAGTGGGACAGTATCTGAAAGAGATTGATCCGAAGGCAGAAGTTTTGGAAATGGTGAGATTTCAAGTTGGCGGGCCACTCTAG
- the tsaB gene encoding tRNA (adenosine(37)-N6)-threonylcarbamoyltransferase complex dimerization subunit type 1 TsaB — translation MKILAIDTSTLTGSVALLETSPLVLKTEMVLSVSVKHSQSLMPAIERILKENQVEVGEIDLFAVSEGPGSFTGLRIGIATTQGLALGTGKPCVGVSSLLALGLNGSFFPGLVVPMFDARRGEVYAACFQNPPRPPFFKGGGVVIEESAVTPDDLLTRLLQISSDDPLLFLGQGAEVHRDLIVSKFAERAEFAPPGFNLPRASHVGYLAWQKYLKEGSGSKGLVQPTYLRSAEVTFPVSKRSIAP, via the coding sequence ATGAAGATCCTTGCCATTGATACGTCGACGCTCACCGGCAGTGTTGCGTTGCTTGAAACGTCCCCACTTGTCTTAAAGACCGAGATGGTCCTCTCTGTCTCTGTCAAACATTCCCAATCCCTGATGCCGGCGATTGAACGGATCCTGAAGGAAAATCAGGTTGAGGTCGGTGAAATTGATCTCTTTGCTGTTTCAGAAGGGCCAGGATCATTCACCGGTTTGAGGATCGGGATTGCGACGACCCAAGGCCTTGCGTTGGGGACAGGCAAACCTTGCGTCGGTGTCTCCAGTCTTCTGGCATTGGGTCTGAATGGCTCCTTTTTCCCCGGGCTCGTTGTCCCGATGTTCGATGCGAGGCGGGGAGAGGTTTATGCGGCTTGTTTTCAAAATCCCCCCCGGCCCCCCTTTTTCAAAGGGGGGGGAGTTGTTATTGAGGAATCAGCTGTCACTCCTGACGACTTGCTGACTAGACTCTTACAAATTTCATCGGACGATCCGTTGCTCTTTTTGGGTCAAGGGGCTGAGGTGCATCGGGATCTCATCGTGAGCAAGTTTGCAGAGAGAGCGGAGTTCGCCCCCCCTGGGTTTAATCTTCCGCGTGCCTCTCATGTGGGCTATCTCGCCTGGCAGAAATATCTCAAAGAGGGGAGCGGTTCAAAAGGCCTCGTTCAACCGACCTATCTTCGAAGCGCCGAGGTCACGTTTCCAGTTTCAAAACGCTCAATTGCACCTTGA
- the pssA gene encoding CDP-diacylglycerol--serine O-phosphatidyltransferase encodes MKRVPLSKGVYILPSLFTTGSLFCGFYSIVHSVSGDFVRATIAIFAAGFFDLLDGRIARLTKSESDFGVEYDSLVDLVSFGLAPALLLYMWNLKDMGRIGWLAAFVYFACGALRLARYNIQIGTIEKKRFEGLPIPAAALTLVSFVIFFETGYGMPLLRQPLSLFFPFLLGPLMVSRIPYRSFKDLDFKRSRNAFYLLVGMVGVILVIASDPERVLFYIGLLYISSGPLEKLFLSWKAHREKAALTKGESLWRRRRRKITVLEESRDRNAG; translated from the coding sequence ATGAAACGTGTTCCGTTGTCAAAGGGAGTCTATATCCTTCCCAGTCTTTTTACGACCGGGTCTCTTTTTTGCGGATTTTATTCCATAGTCCACTCGGTCTCTGGGGATTTTGTCCGGGCGACGATCGCGATTTTTGCCGCTGGCTTCTTTGACCTCCTCGACGGTCGGATTGCGCGATTGACGAAGAGTGAGAGCGATTTTGGGGTCGAATATGATTCCCTCGTTGATCTTGTTTCTTTTGGTCTTGCTCCAGCATTGCTTCTCTATATGTGGAACCTCAAGGATATGGGTCGTATCGGTTGGCTCGCCGCTTTTGTCTATTTTGCCTGTGGGGCTTTGAGGCTGGCCCGCTACAATATCCAGATCGGGACGATTGAGAAGAAACGTTTTGAGGGGCTTCCAATTCCTGCTGCCGCATTGACCCTTGTGAGCTTTGTCATCTTTTTTGAGACCGGCTATGGTATGCCGTTGCTTCGTCAGCCGCTCTCTCTCTTTTTCCCTTTTTTGCTCGGGCCCTTGATGGTCAGTCGGATTCCTTATCGCAGTTTCAAAGATCTTGATTTCAAAAGAAGTCGAAATGCCTTTTATCTCCTTGTCGGAATGGTTGGAGTGATCTTGGTGATTGCCTCGGATCCGGAGCGAGTCCTTTTTTACATCGGGCTTCTCTATATTTCCTCAGGTCCTCTGGAAAAACTTTTTCTCTCCTGGAAGGCCCATCGGGAAAAGGCAGCCCTGACGAAAGGAGAGTCGCTCTGGAGACGTCGGAGGCGCAAGATTACAGTCCTTGAGGAAAGCCGAGATCGCAATGCCGGCTGA
- a CDS encoding phosphatidylserine decarboxylase family protein gives MVVKESYPFVATGLFFSILLIAFFGVFGLPTLIIPAYIAYFFRNPRRTIPSEKNLILAPADGRILTVGEGEEKRYLQKKMKKVSIFMSPMDVHLNRIPYSGKIKKVFYNHGKYLAAFKEKASLDNEQNAVLLETERGDEILFVQIAGWLARRIVCYLKGGETVERGQRYGLIRFGSRMDVYLPSTVELLVSVGERAKAGETAIARFL, from the coding sequence ATGGTTGTGAAAGAAAGTTATCCTTTTGTTGCCACCGGTCTGTTTTTCTCTATTCTTCTGATCGCCTTTTTTGGGGTTTTTGGATTACCGACACTTATTATACCTGCCTATATTGCCTACTTCTTCCGGAATCCACGGCGAACGATCCCTTCAGAAAAAAATCTGATCCTTGCCCCGGCTGATGGGAGGATCCTCACGGTGGGGGAGGGAGAGGAAAAAAGGTACCTTCAAAAGAAGATGAAGAAGGTCAGTATCTTTATGTCTCCAATGGACGTTCATCTGAATCGGATTCCTTATTCTGGAAAAATCAAAAAGGTTTTTTACAACCACGGAAAATACCTTGCTGCCTTTAAAGAGAAGGCGTCGTTGGATAATGAGCAAAATGCGGTTTTATTGGAAACCGAGCGGGGAGACGAGATCCTCTTTGTACAGATTGCCGGGTGGTTAGCCCGAAGGATTGTCTGTTATTTAAAAGGAGGGGAGACGGTAGAACGCGGTCAGCGCTATGGGTTGATTCGCTTCGGTTCACGCATGGATGTTTACCTTCCGTCAACAGTTGAACTCTTGGTTTCTGTGGGAGAACGTGCTAAGGCTGGTGAAACAGCGATTGCGAGGTTTTTATGA
- a CDS encoding phosphatidate cytidylyltransferase: MFQRILSVLIAVPLVLGVLFSPWPNLFKSLVVLCQIFALHEYARLVHLRPRDQKGCLVLGAIFSLSLAFVPLSTDGLLLEIAFLVVAIFFYFLLWHETLEGVGQSISLMLLGLFYVGLFPSFIAQMRDLPQGSIWILLLLAVTWLNDTFAYFAGHWWGRRKLAPKVSPGKTWEGFWGGFVGSFVGFLIVWHFFDLPVPLSFGILLSVIVGIVAPMGDLSESLLKRGFGVKDSGHLIPGHGGILDRIDALLFVAPVVYAFAKYFSG; this comes from the coding sequence TTGTTTCAGAGGATCCTTTCCGTCCTGATTGCCGTTCCGCTGGTCCTGGGTGTCCTTTTTTCTCCGTGGCCGAATCTTTTCAAATCTCTCGTGGTTCTCTGCCAGATCTTTGCCCTTCATGAATATGCCCGTTTGGTTCACCTTCGGCCAAGAGATCAGAAGGGGTGTCTCGTGCTTGGGGCGATCTTTAGCCTCTCGCTGGCCTTTGTGCCTCTTTCGACCGATGGTCTTTTGCTCGAGATTGCTTTTCTCGTCGTCGCCATCTTTTTTTATTTTCTTCTCTGGCATGAAACCCTTGAGGGGGTGGGACAATCAATCAGTCTCATGTTGTTGGGACTTTTCTATGTCGGTCTCTTTCCCTCTTTCATTGCCCAAATGCGGGATCTCCCTCAGGGTTCGATCTGGATCCTTCTTCTTTTGGCTGTGACCTGGCTCAATGATACCTTCGCTTATTTTGCAGGGCACTGGTGGGGAAGGAGAAAGCTGGCCCCCAAGGTTTCACCGGGCAAGACGTGGGAAGGTTTTTGGGGAGGGTTTGTCGGGAGTTTTGTTGGTTTTCTTATTGTCTGGCATTTCTTTGATCTTCCAGTTCCCCTTTCTTTTGGGATTTTATTGTCGGTAATCGTTGGCATTGTGGCCCCCATGGGGGATCTCTCAGAGTCGCTCCTCAAAAGAGGATTTGGTGTGAAGGACTCAGGACATCTGATCCCGGGGCATGGCGGAATCTTGGACCGTATTGATGCCTTGTTGTTTGTGGCGCCGGTGGTGTATGCATTTGCAAAATATTTTAGCGGGTAA